From the genome of Streptomyces xanthophaeus:
TCGGGCCGGGTGCTGGTCGCCTCACGGCAGGTGGAGGACGTGCTCTACACCCACCCGGGTGTGGCCGAGGCGGCGGTGGTGGGGCTGCCCGACGAGCGATGGATCGAGGCGGTCACCGCGGTGGTGGTGCCGCGCGGAGCGGCGGGGGAGGTGACGGAGGCGGAGCTGATGGCCTACGCGAGGGAGAAGCTCGCCCACTTCAAGGCCCCGAAGCGGGTGCTCTTCGTGGACTCCCTCCCGCGCAACGCCAGCGGCAAGATCCTCAAGCGGGAACTGCGCGACCGCTTCGCCGAGCCCGGCCGCTGACGGCCGGCCCCTGATGCCCCGCCGGGGGGAGCCCGGTCAGCCGGGGCGTGGAGGGTGTGGGGCGGGGTCCTCGGGAGGGAAGAGCCCGCTGCGCCGCAGCCGCCGCAGGGTCAGGTGCTCGTGCACGAGCCGGCCGACGAGCGCGCCGCCGTAGACCACGAAGCCGACGCCGACCAGCCAGGACTGGACGACGAGCAGGGTGCCGAAGGGGCCGTAGATGACCGCGTTGGAGGCGATGAGCGGGGAGAACACCAGCTGGGAGAAGATCCGCAGCCCCAGCAGCCCGAGGCTGGTCGCGACCGCCCCCGGCACCAGGGCGCGCCAGCGGACCCGGCCGCCGAGCAGCAGACGCTGCGAGACGATGAAGAACAGGCAGGTGCCGGCGAGGTCGCCCAGAGCTCCGAGCACCGTGCCGATGGCGTCGTTCGACGGCGAGGGGATCCCCACGAGCAGGCCGAGGTAGCAGACGAGCAGGGCGAGCCAGACGACGTGCAGCCACATGGTGTGCCAGCGCGCGGTCGGCAGGTCCCACACCTTCTCGTAGCCGGTCTGTACGGCCGAACCGAAGGTCAGGCCGAACACCGCGAGCGCGGCCAGACCGAACGCGGTGGTCCGCTCCAGCGCCAGGTCCGCGGCGCCGAACAGCATCTCCACCCGCACCCGCGAGGCCTCCGTCACCCCGAGGGCCTGGCCTAGCCAGCGGCCGAAGCCCGAGCCGCTCCCGGGCGCGGCGGCCGCCACGACCACCAGCAGCGGCACCAGGGTGAGGAAGCCGAGGGCCGCGAAGCCCATCGCCCGGTGCATCAGCTCCATCTCCCGGCCACGGCTCCAGGCCAGCCCGATCTGGGAGCCCTGGAGCCGGTCGTAGAGCCGTCGGACGGTGGAGATCACACCTCATCCACTACCCCCGAGCGCCGGCCAGCTCCCGGGAGCCACCCTCAAATGGGCCCGAAGGGGTGGTTTCAGCCGCCCGGACGCGTGTCTCTCGCCTCCCCGGCTCCGCGGAGGTCGACCAGTCTCTTGATCTTCCCCACCGAGCGCTCCAGCGTCTCCGGGTCGACCACCTCGACCCGGACGGAGACCCCGACCCCCTCCTTGACCGCCCGGACCACGGCGGCGGCCGCGTCCTGCCGCCGCTCGGCGTCCGTCTCCCGACGCGCCTCCACCCGTACCGTGAGGGCGTCCATCCGGCCCTCCCGGGTCAGCTGCAGCTGGAAGTGGGGAGCCAGGCCAGGCGTCCGCAGCAGGACCTCCTCGATCTGCGTCGGGTACACGTTCACCCCGCGCAGGATGATCATGTCGTCGCTGCGCCCCGTGATCTTCTCCATCCGGCGGAAGGCCGGCCGGGCCGTTCCGGGCAGCAGCCGCGTCAGGTCCCGGGTGCGGTAGCGGATGACGGGCATGGCCTCCTTGGTGAGGGAGGTGAACACCAGCTCGCCGGGCTCGCCCTCCGGCAGCACCGCGCCGGTCAGCGGATCGACCACCTCGGGATAGAAGTGGTCCTCCCAGATGTGGAGGCCGTCCTTGGTCTCCGCGAACTCCTGCGCCACGCCCGGTCCGATGACCTCGGACAGGCCGTATATGTCCACCGCGTCGATGTCGAGCCGTTCCTCGATCTCCCGGCGCATCTCCTCGGTCCACGGCTCGGCGCCGAAGATCCCCGTCCGCAGTGAGGTGGCGCGCGGGTCGATCCCCTGGCGCTCCATCTCGTCCAGCAGGGTCAGCATGTAGGACGGGGTCACCATGATCACCTCCGGCCGGAAGTCCTCGATGAGCCGGACCTGCCGGTCCGTCATCCCGCCCGACGCGGGCACGACCGTACAGCCGAGGCGCTCGGCGCCGTAGTGCGCGCCCAAGCCGCCGGTGAACAGCCCGTACCCGTAGGCGATGTGGATGATCTGGCCGGGCCGTCCGCCCGCCGTCCGTATGGACCGGGCGACGACGTCCGCCCAGGTGGAGAGGTCCCCGTCGGTGTACCCGACGACGGTCGGCCGCCCGGTGGTGCCGCTCGAGGCGTGGATGCGGCGCACCTGCGAGCGCGGCACGGCGAACATTCCGAAGGGGTACTGGTCGCGCAGATCGGCCTTGGTGGTCAGGGGGAACAGGGAGAGGTCGGCGAGGGACCGGCAGTCGTCGGGATGCACGCCGGCCTTGTCGAAGGCCTGCCGGTAGAAGGGCACCTTCTCGTAGGCGCGGTGCAGGGTCGCGCGCAGCCGGGTGAGCTGGAGGGCGGCCAGCTCGTCGCGGCCCAGCCGCTCGCCCGTGTCGTGGAGATCCGTGTACACCGCCATGCCGTCACCTCACCATGAGAAACCGACCGATCATTCGGTAGATTGCCAGGAATTCGCAGGTTAAATCAATGACTCGAACGAGTGATCGTCTTTTATGTTGGCCGGCATGCCTACCTTCACCACCTACGACGGAACCGAACTCGCCTACCACCTCCAGGGCGACGGTGAGCCGCTGGTCTGCATCCCGGGCGGTGCCATGCGGGCCTCCGCGTACCTCGGAGACCTCGGCGGACTGGCGGACGGCCGCCTTCTGATCCTCCTCGACCTGCGCGGCACGGGCGACTCCGCGGTACCGGCGGACGAGTCGACGTACCGCGTCGACCACCAGGTCGGCGACGTCGAGGCACTGCGGGCGCACCTGGGCCTGGAGCGCATGGACCTCCTCGCCCACTCCGCCGGCGGCAACCTCGCCCAGCTCTACGCGGCCGCGCACCCCGAGCGGCTGCGCCGGACCGTCCTGGTCACCCCGACCGCGTGGGCGGTGGACCTCCCGGTCACCGCGGAGGACCGGCTGGAGGGGGCCCGGCTGCGGGCGGGCCGCGAGCCGTACGACACGGCCGTCGCGGCCTACGAGCGGATCCTCACGGACACCGCCCACGGTGAGGAGGACTGGGAGCTGGCCGCGCCGGTGTTCTACGGGAACTGGGACGCGGCGGCCCGGGAGCACTGGGCGGCGAACGCGCGGCAGCAGAACGAGAAGGCCGCCGAGGCCTACGCGGGCCCCGGCGCCTTCGACCCGCCCGCCACGCGTGCGGCGCTCCGCCAGGTCACGGGCGAGGTCCTGGTGCTGGCCGCAGAACTGGACGGCAACCCCCGCCCCGCCCTGGCGGCCCGGCTCGCCACCCTGTTCCCGCGGGGCTCGGTCGACGTCCAGCCCCGGGCCGGCCACTTCCCGTGGCTGGACGACGCGGCCTGGTTCGCGGCCCGTGTGGAGCGGTTCCTGGCGGCGGGCGCCTGACGACGCGACGCGGCGGGGGCTCGTCGGGCGGTGCTTCACCAAGATCGGCGGGATGGCAGACTGACGGGCCGTACCGCGAACCGAGAGGACCGACATCATCGTGCGACGGATAGTGGTGCTCACAGCCCTGGCGTCCCTGGCCTTGACGGCAGTGGTGGCGGCCACGGCGGCCGCCGGCGCGTACCTGCTGCGGGACCTCGGCCCGCTGCCCCCGCGATTCCCGGGTCCTCCGCTGCCCCGCGAAACGGTGGTGTCGGAGATGACCTCGATCCTGGCGGCGGAGGGCATCACGGTGGAGCGGGAACCCTCCGGGGCTCTGGGCAGGTGCCACGAACGGCTCTCCGGACATCATGCGCAGGAGACGATGGACGCCGCCCTGAAAGCGGCCTTCGCGCGGGCCCGTTCCGACTACGGCTGGCAGGACGGCCCCGACCTGGGCGAGCGGGCGCTGACCCTGAGGAAGAACAACTGGACGGTCACCTCCGGCCTCATGGGTGAGCCGATATCGGGTCTGCCGGCCCCGGTCATCATCTCGCTGACCTGCGTGGACGGCGACGACACCTCCACCGCCCCCACGGCACCCTCTGCCCCGGCCCTCGCACCCGCGCCCGCGTCGTCCTGAGCGGGCGCCGGCCGGCGACCCGTACGGCTCGCCGGCCTGGGCGGACGATCAGGCCGTGTCCGCCTCCGTCGCCACCGCCTTCGCCCAGCGGTAGTCCGCCTTGCCGCTCGGGGACCGCTGGATGGCGGGCGCGATGACCAGCTGCCGCGGGATCTTGTAGCCCGCCAGCCTGGTGCGGCAGTGGCTCTGGATCTGGTCCAGGGACGGCGCCTCGGCGCCCTCCCGGACCTGGACCACCGCGGCCACGTGGCTGCCCCAGGTCGGGTCCGGGACCCCCGCCACCAACGCGTCGTACACGTCGGGGTGGGACTTCAGGGCCTGCTCGACCTCCTCCGGATACACCTTCTCGCCGCCCGTGTTGATGCACTGCGAGCCGCGGCCGAGCACCGTGACGATGCCCTGCTCGTCGACGGTCGCCATGTCGCCGAGCAGCACCCAGCGCTCCGCGCCCTTCTGGAAGAAGGTCTCGGCGGTCTTGGCCGGGTCGTTGTAGTAGCCGAGCGGGACGTGCCCGCGCTGGGCGAGGCGACCGGGCTCGCCCACCGCCACCGGCTCGTGCGTCACCGGATCCACCACCTGCGTACGGTCGTTGACCACCAGGCGGAAGCCCTTCTCCGGGCCGGAGTCGTCCGCCGCCCGGCCGTTGGACCCGGACTCGGACGACCCGAAGTTGTTCAGGAGCAGCACGTTCGGCACCAGCCGCTGGAACTCGGCGCGCACCGTCTCCGACATGATCGCCCCGGACGAGGAGACGCTGAACAGCGACGACAGGTCCGTGCCCTTGAGCGGGCCGTTCAGGGCGTCGATCAACGGCCGCAGCATCGCGTCACCGACCAGCGACACACTGGAGACCTTCTCCTTCTCGATCGTACGGAGCACTTCCTCCGGCGCGTACTTCCGGTGGATGACCACCCGTTGGCCGTAGTTGAAGGCGATGAACGAGGTCAGCGTCGACGTGCCGTGCATCAGCGGGGGCGCCGGGAAGAAGGTGAGCCCGGCGCCGCGCACCGCGACCCGCTCGGCCAGTTCCTCGGGCCGCTTCACCGGCTCGCCCGAGGGCTCGCCACCGAAGAGCCCGGCGAAGAAGAGGTCCTCGGCCCGCCACATCACACCCTTGGGCATGCCCGTCGTGCCGCCGGTGTAGATGATGAACAGGTCGTCGGGGCTGCGCGGCGGGAACCCGCGCCCGGGTGCTCCGGCCGCCTCGGCGTCCGCGTACGCGACCGGCGCGATCGACGGCTCGGGGGCGCCCTCGGGGGCCTGGCCGACCCTGATCAGGTGCCGGAGCTTCGTCGTATGCGGCAGCGCCGCCGCGACCCGCTCGGTGAACTCGCCCTCGAAGACGAGGGCGGCGAGATCGGCGTCGTTGTAGAGGTAGACCAGCTCCTCCTCCACGTAACGGTAGTTGACGTTCACCGGGACCAGCCGGGCCTTCAGACAGGCCAGCACCGTCTGCAGGTACTCGATCCCGTTGTAGAGGTGAAGGCCCAGGTGCTCGCCGGCCGTCAAGCCGCTGTCGAGCAGGTGGTGGGCGATCCGGTTCGCCGCCGTGTCGAGCTCCGCGTACGTCAGGCGGCGCTCCGCGCCGGTCCCGGGGTGGTCCACGTACACGAGGGCCTCACGGTCCGGGACCACGTCCACGACCGACTCGAACAGGTCGGCAAGGTTGTACTCCACCGTTCCTCCTGACCCTGGATGTTCCCGGAGTTCCCGACGGCCGGCCATGTGGCCGGCCTGCTCCGGCGGTCATTAGAGCGCCGGAGACGGCAACTGGGAAGGGCGGCATCCAAGAAATCTGACTGAGTGTCAGAAAACTATTGAACTGCACCCTCCCCTACTGCAACCTGTTCTAGGTCTTGAGACGGGAGGACGGCAATGGGTGGGACGGAACACCTGACCGTGGATCGGCACGGCGCCACGCTGGTGCTCACCATGAACAGGCCCGAGGCGAAGAACGCGCTCTCGCTGCCGCTGCTGGTGGGGCTGTACGACGGCTGGCTGGAGGCCGACGCCGACGACGGCATCCGCTCGGTGGTCCTCACCGGTGCGGGCGGGGACTTCTGCGCCGGAATGGACCTCAAGGCCCTGGCCGGGAAGGGCATGGCGGGCGACCAGTACCGGGACCGCCTCAAGGCCGACCCCGACCTGCACTGGAAGGCGATGCTGCGCCACCACCGGCCGCGCAAGCCGGTGATCGCGGCGGTGGAGGGCTACTGCGTGGCCGGCGGGACCGAGATCCTGCAGGGTACGGACATCCGGGTGGCGGCCGAGGGCGCGACCTTCGGGCTGTTCGAGGTCAAGCGCGGACTCTTCCCGATCGGCGGCTCCACGGTGCGGCTGCCGCGCCAGATCCCGCGTACGCACGCCCTGGAGATGCTGCTGACCGGCCGCCCGTACTCCGCCGCCGAGGCCGAGCGGTTCGGGCTGGTCGGGCGGGTGGTGCCGGACGGTACGGCCCTTGCGGCGGCCCTGGAGATCGCGGAGCGGATCAACGCGTGCGGGCCGCTGGCGGTGGAGGCGGTCAAGGCGTCGGTCTACGAGACCGCCGAGATGACGGAGCGGGAGGGGCTGGCCTCGGAACTCCTGCGGGGGTGGCCGATCTTCGACACCGCCGATGCGAAGGAGGGGGCGCGGGCCTTTGCCGAGAAGCGGCCCGCGGTGTACCGGCGCGAGTAGTGCGGGCACACGGTGCCCGAGCCCGCGTCTGTGGGCGGGTGCGGCGCCGTTGCCGGGGGCGCCGCACCCGGACCCCCGCGCCTCGAACGCCGGCGGGGCTGAAAAGAGCGCCTCGAACGCCGGCGGGCTGAGAGTGCCGACGGGGCTGGAAGTGCCGGCGGGGCTGACAACATCGGAATCGATCGCATCGGAGAAACGCCATGACAGCTCCCTCCCCACCGGAGGTGCTCCGCGCGCCCCTCATCGTCGAGTTCCCCTTCACTCGGTCCCTCGGGCCCGTTCAGAGCGCCTTCCTCACCGGGCTGCGCGAGGGCACCGTCCTCGGGGTGAAGACCTCCGACGGCAAGGTGATGGTCCCGCCCGTCGAGTACGACCCCGTCACCGCCGAGGAGATCCGCGAGCTCGTCGAGGTCGCCGCCACCGGTACCGTCACCACCTGGGCGTGGAACGACCGGCCCCGCCCCCAACAGCCCCTGGACACCCCCTTCGCCTGGGTGCTGGTCAAGCTCGACGGCGCCGACACCGCCCTCCTGCACGCCCTCGACGCGCCCGGCCCCGACGCCGTCCGCACCGGCATGCGCGTCCGCGTCCGCTGGGCCGCCGAACGCACCGGCGCCATCACCGACATCGCCTGCTTCGAACCGGACGACGGCCCCGCGGGCGGGGACGCCGTCCCGCACGACGGGAGCTTCGCCGACCCCGTCACCGGCATCGTCGCCGAGGCCCGCCTCGACTACGTCTACAGCCCCGGCCGCGCCCAGACGGCGTACATCAACGCC
Proteins encoded in this window:
- a CDS encoding acyl-CoA synthetase, whose product is MEYNLADLFESVVDVVPDREALVYVDHPGTGAERRLTYAELDTAANRIAHHLLDSGLTAGEHLGLHLYNGIEYLQTVLACLKARLVPVNVNYRYVEEELVYLYNDADLAALVFEGEFTERVAAALPHTTKLRHLIRVGQAPEGAPEPSIAPVAYADAEAAGAPGRGFPPRSPDDLFIIYTGGTTGMPKGVMWRAEDLFFAGLFGGEPSGEPVKRPEELAERVAVRGAGLTFFPAPPLMHGTSTLTSFIAFNYGQRVVIHRKYAPEEVLRTIEKEKVSSVSLVGDAMLRPLIDALNGPLKGTDLSSLFSVSSSGAIMSETVRAEFQRLVPNVLLLNNFGSSESGSNGRAADDSGPEKGFRLVVNDRTQVVDPVTHEPVAVGEPGRLAQRGHVPLGYYNDPAKTAETFFQKGAERWVLLGDMATVDEQGIVTVLGRGSQCINTGGEKVYPEEVEQALKSHPDVYDALVAGVPDPTWGSHVAAVVQVREGAEAPSLDQIQSHCRTRLAGYKIPRQLVIAPAIQRSPSGKADYRWAKAVATEADTA
- the paaK gene encoding phenylacetate--CoA ligase PaaK produces the protein MAVYTDLHDTGERLGRDELAALQLTRLRATLHRAYEKVPFYRQAFDKAGVHPDDCRSLADLSLFPLTTKADLRDQYPFGMFAVPRSQVRRIHASSGTTGRPTVVGYTDGDLSTWADVVARSIRTAGGRPGQIIHIAYGYGLFTGGLGAHYGAERLGCTVVPASGGMTDRQVRLIEDFRPEVIMVTPSYMLTLLDEMERQGIDPRATSLRTGIFGAEPWTEEMRREIEERLDIDAVDIYGLSEVIGPGVAQEFAETKDGLHIWEDHFYPEVVDPLTGAVLPEGEPGELVFTSLTKEAMPVIRYRTRDLTRLLPGTARPAFRRMEKITGRSDDMIILRGVNVYPTQIEEVLLRTPGLAPHFQLQLTREGRMDALTVRVEARRETDAERRQDAAAAVVRAVKEGVGVSVRVEVVDPETLERSVGKIKRLVDLRGAGEARDTRPGG
- a CDS encoding Zn-ribbon domain-containing OB-fold protein, encoding MTAPSPPEVLRAPLIVEFPFTRSLGPVQSAFLTGLREGTVLGVKTSDGKVMVPPVEYDPVTAEEIRELVEVAATGTVTTWAWNDRPRPQQPLDTPFAWVLVKLDGADTALLHALDAPGPDAVRTGMRVRVRWAAERTGAITDIACFEPDDGPAGGDAVPHDGSFADPVTGIVAEARLDYVYSPGRAQTAYINALSERRTVGERCPSCHKVYVPPRGACPTCGVATTDRVEVGPAGTVTTYCIVNIKAKNLDIEVPYVYAHIALDGAGLALHGRIGGIPYDQVRMGLRVEPVWTEGGRYPDHYRPTGEPDADYDAYKELI
- a CDS encoding crotonase/enoyl-CoA hydratase family protein, producing MGGTEHLTVDRHGATLVLTMNRPEAKNALSLPLLVGLYDGWLEADADDGIRSVVLTGAGGDFCAGMDLKALAGKGMAGDQYRDRLKADPDLHWKAMLRHHRPRKPVIAAVEGYCVAGGTEILQGTDIRVAAEGATFGLFEVKRGLFPIGGSTVRLPRQIPRTHALEMLLTGRPYSAAEAERFGLVGRVVPDGTALAAALEIAERINACGPLAVEAVKASVYETAEMTEREGLASELLRGWPIFDTADAKEGARAFAEKRPAVYRRE
- a CDS encoding YhjD/YihY/BrkB family envelope integrity protein; the protein is MISTVRRLYDRLQGSQIGLAWSRGREMELMHRAMGFAALGFLTLVPLLVVVAAAAPGSGSGFGRWLGQALGVTEASRVRVEMLFGAADLALERTTAFGLAALAVFGLTFGSAVQTGYEKVWDLPTARWHTMWLHVVWLALLVCYLGLLVGIPSPSNDAIGTVLGALGDLAGTCLFFIVSQRLLLGGRVRWRALVPGAVATSLGLLGLRIFSQLVFSPLIASNAVIYGPFGTLLVVQSWLVGVGFVVYGGALVGRLVHEHLTLRRLRRSGLFPPEDPAPHPPRPG
- a CDS encoding alpha/beta fold hydrolase, translated to MPTFTTYDGTELAYHLQGDGEPLVCIPGGAMRASAYLGDLGGLADGRLLILLDLRGTGDSAVPADESTYRVDHQVGDVEALRAHLGLERMDLLAHSAGGNLAQLYAAAHPERLRRTVLVTPTAWAVDLPVTAEDRLEGARLRAGREPYDTAVAAYERILTDTAHGEEDWELAAPVFYGNWDAAAREHWAANARQQNEKAAEAYAGPGAFDPPATRAALRQVTGEVLVLAAELDGNPRPALAARLATLFPRGSVDVQPRAGHFPWLDDAAWFAARVERFLAAGA